A region from the Lycium barbarum isolate Lr01 chromosome 8, ASM1917538v2, whole genome shotgun sequence genome encodes:
- the LOC132607752 gene encoding uncharacterized protein LOC132607752 translates to MAFPWLIGGDFNVILNEKEKIGGLPVSPQEYEDFAFCMNSCELHEIPFKGSTFTWWNGRADNECIFKRLDRMLHNELFQDWFGHLEVEHLSRTGSDHALLLLTCGDQVQNYFKPFRFLIFWVEHESFLDLVRHQWEEELSEDVFLSFKLKLKKVKIALCKWSKETFGDIFKQLVIREDIVKIKEHLFEEDPSEENRMVMQRAQDELKLHLHYEEEFLRQKAGTDCFLEGDKNTRQFSQEDQIEESPILNHVPEMIKEEDNVLLTDQPTMEEVKKAVFELSGDSACGLDGFSGIFYQKCWEVIKIDVGNVVKAFFEGFVKGINIIENVLLTQEIITDIRKRGKPANVVIKLDMAKAYDRVSCLYLCKVMKKMGFSEVFIDLIWRLLANNWYSVLLSGHAHGFFHSTRGVKQGDPISPSLFIISAEVLSRALNSLFDQSAFTGYGMPKWSSTLNHLAYTDDTIILSSAESNSLLLIMDTLQ, encoded by the exons ATGGCATTCCCTTGGCTGATTGGTGGTGATTTCAATGTCATTTtaaatgaaaaggaaaaaataGGAGGTTTGCCAGTTTCCCCACAAGAGTATGAAGATTTTGCATTCTGCATGAATTCTTGTGAATTGCATGAGATTCCTTTTAAAGGGAGTActttcacatggtggaatggtagggctgATAATGAATGTATTTTTAAGAGGCTGGATAGAATGTTGCATAATGAGCTATTTCAAGACTGGTTTGGACATTTAGAGGTGGAACATTTGTCTAGAACAGGATCTGATCATGCTCTATTACTTTTAACTTGTGGGGATCAGGTGCAGAACTATTTTAAGCCATTCAGATTTCTTATATTCTGGGTGGAACATGAATCCTTTCTAGACCTTGTTAGACATCAGTGGGAAGAAGAATTATCTGAAGATGTGTTCCTATCATTTAAACTCAAGCTGAAGAAGGTGAAAATTGCTTTATGTAAGTGGAGTAAGGAGACATTTGGAGATATCTTCAAGCAACTAGTTATCAGAGAGGATATAGTCAAAATTAAAGAACACCTGTTTGAGGAGGATCCTTCAGAAGAGAATAGAATGGTGATGCAAAGGGCTCAAGATGAACTTAAACTACACTTGCATTATGAAGAAGAATTTTTGAGACAAAAAGCTGGAACTGACTGTTTCTTAGAAGGTGATAAAAATACAAG GCAGTTTTCTCAAGAAGATCAGATTGAAGAATCTCCTATTCTTAATCATGTTCCTGAAATGATTAAGGAGGAGGATAATGTATTGCTTACAGACCAACCTACtatggaagaagtgaagaaagctgTTTTTGAATTATCAGGTGACAGTGCTTGTGGACTAGATGGTTTTTCTGGGatattttatcagaagtgttgggaaGTGATCAAAATTGATGTGGGTAATGTAGTTAAAGCCTTCTTTGAGG GATTTGTCAAGGGCATAAATATTATtgagaatgtattgttgacacaGGAAATTATTACAGACATAAGGAAGAGAGGGAAGCCTGCTAATGTTGTTATTAAGTTGGATATGGCAAAAGCATATGACAGAGTTTCATGTCTATATCTCTGTAAGGTAATGAAGAAAATGGGATTTTCTGAGGTATTCATTGATTTAATATGGAGACTATTggcaaataactggtattctgtGCTGTTGAGTGGCCATGctcatggtttctttcattcaacCAGAGGAGTTAAGCAGGGAGACCCCATCTCTCCTTCTTTATTCATCATTTCTGCAGAAGTACTCTCAAGAGCATTGAACTCTTTATTTGATCAGTCAGCTTTTACAGGctatgggatgccaaagtggagttcTACATTAAACCACCTTGCTTATACAGATGATACCATCATATTATCATCTGCAGAGAGTAATTCCTTGCTGCTGATCATGGACACTCTTCAATAG